A single genomic interval of Polaribacter vadi harbors:
- a CDS encoding DUF6973 domain-containing protein produces the protein MSFWNIIKSLNFKQLWILFLWFLQHPLFMFATAKATYFTIRIAQKEFPGIHDQDNKANAFRHALWNILIAKESAKFSSDVEAVLNWTKIITDWHEEFSPNKEMARLMDLHNNQFGRNKFLDLKEKSTETIVISLKNEFTNAVQVKHTSEFKNLENQLVYLEK, from the coding sequence ATGTCATTTTGGAATATTATAAAAAGCTTAAATTTTAAACAACTGTGGATTCTGTTTCTATGGTTTCTACAACATCCGTTATTTATGTTTGCGACTGCAAAAGCAACATATTTTACAATTAGAATTGCGCAAAAAGAATTTCCAGGTATTCATGATCAAGATAATAAAGCAAACGCATTTCGTCACGCTTTATGGAATATATTAATTGCAAAAGAAAGTGCTAAATTTAGTTCAGATGTAGAAGCTGTTTTAAATTGGACAAAAATAATTACAGATTGGCATGAAGAATTTTCGCCCAATAAAGAAATGGCAAGACTTATGGATTTACACAATAACCAATTTGGTAGAAATAAGTTTTTGGATTTAAAAGAAAAATCAACAGAAACGATTGTAATTTCTTTAAAAAATGAATTTACTAATGCAGTTCAAGTAAAACATACATCAGAATTTAAAAATTTAGAGAACCAATTAGTTTATTTAGAAAAATAA
- the hemC gene encoding hydroxymethylbilane synthase: MQKIIRIGTRESQLALWQANKVRTELAEFGYESILVPIKSLGDIVLDKPLYELGVTGVFTKSLDIAMLNGDIDIAVHSLKDVPTALPEGIVQAAVLKRGNYNDVLVLKGNEEFFGTPNGIIATGSLRRKAMWLNRYPTHKVEGLRGNVNTRLQKLEDSETWNGAIFAAAGLERLGINPEGAIDLSWMISAPGQGAIMITALEKDNFVLDACEQLNHHETKVCVGVEREFLRLLEGGCTAPIGALAYVNSKTEEVNFKGVLLSKDGSKKIKVEKTAKLGNHKFLAKDCADYVINRGGKELMLEDDENQSKIASIYSTKKLSELQKETLSEAIGIEDSDFIKIRFNRIPAKVIKNEIENVIITSQNGVEAVLNSFTKNELKFKNIYCVGRRTKKLIENRIGKVTKVAKNAKTLAEYLSKELENKEVTYFCSNLRMDILPAYLKTHSIVVNEVEAYKTMLSPETLSDEISGVLFYSPSGIESYLQENNTKKVAFCIGETTAQVARKHFDTVEVANMPSVESVLELVNTYFSK, encoded by the coding sequence GGAACTCGCGAAAGTCAATTGGCTCTTTGGCAAGCAAATAAAGTGCGCACAGAATTAGCTGAATTTGGCTACGAATCTATTTTAGTACCCATAAAATCTTTAGGAGATATTGTTTTAGACAAGCCTTTGTACGAGCTTGGAGTTACAGGCGTTTTTACTAAATCTTTAGATATTGCTATGTTAAATGGTGATATTGATATAGCTGTACATTCCTTAAAAGATGTGCCAACAGCTTTGCCAGAAGGTATTGTGCAAGCAGCCGTTTTAAAACGTGGTAATTATAACGATGTTTTAGTTTTAAAAGGAAATGAAGAGTTTTTTGGAACACCAAATGGAATTATTGCAACAGGAAGTTTGCGAAGAAAAGCCATGTGGTTAAACAGATACCCAACTCATAAAGTAGAAGGTTTAAGAGGAAATGTAAACACACGTTTGCAAAAGTTAGAGGATAGTGAAACTTGGAATGGAGCAATTTTTGCAGCTGCAGGATTAGAAAGATTAGGTATTAATCCTGAAGGAGCTATAGATCTTTCTTGGATGATTTCTGCTCCTGGACAAGGTGCAATTATGATTACTGCTTTAGAAAAAGATAATTTCGTATTAGATGCTTGTGAGCAATTAAACCATCATGAAACCAAAGTTTGTGTTGGTGTTGAGCGTGAGTTTTTACGATTGCTAGAAGGTGGTTGTACAGCTCCAATTGGTGCTTTAGCCTACGTAAACTCAAAAACTGAAGAGGTTAATTTTAAAGGTGTTTTATTAAGTAAAGACGGTTCTAAAAAGATAAAAGTAGAAAAAACTGCCAAACTTGGTAATCATAAATTTTTAGCAAAAGATTGTGCAGATTATGTGATTAATAGAGGTGGAAAAGAACTGATGTTAGAGGATGATGAAAATCAATCTAAAATCGCCTCCATTTATTCTACAAAGAAACTTTCTGAACTTCAAAAAGAAACTTTATCGGAAGCAATTGGGATAGAAGATAGCGATTTTATTAAAATCCGTTTTAATAGAATTCCTGCTAAAGTGATAAAAAACGAAATTGAAAACGTAATTATCACGAGTCAAAATGGAGTAGAGGCAGTTTTAAACTCGTTCACTAAAAACGAATTAAAATTTAAGAATATTTATTGTGTTGGTAGAAGAACTAAAAAGCTAATCGAAAACAGAATAGGGAAAGTTACCAAGGTTGCAAAAAATGCAAAAACGTTAGCTGAATATTTATCAAAAGAATTAGAAAATAAAGAAGTTACTTATTTTTGTAGTAATTTACGAATGGATATTTTACCAGCTTATTTAAAAACGCATAGTATTGTTGTAAATGAAGTTGAAGCTTATAAAACAATGTTAAGTCCAGAGACTTTAAGTGATGAAATTTCGGGAGTTTTGTTTTATAGCCCTTCAGGAATTGAAAGTTATTTACAAGAAAATAATACAAAAAAAGTAGCTTTTTGTATTGGAGAAACTACAGCACAAGTAGCAAGAAAACATTTTGATACAGTTGAAGTTGCAAATATGCCAAGTGTAGAAAGTGTTTTAGAATTGGTGAATACTTATTTTTCAAAATAA
- a CDS encoding EI24 domain-containing protein produces MIKNIVLGIKEYTGAFALISELKLWKYFIVPILISILTAVLIGVEVYVLYDNVGGVIAKLWIWDWGKEGFTAISNFVGGIIVLVIGLILYKHIIMAFSAPFMSPVSEKIEHHYYGETKHLHRKTSNTEQLIRGIRINVRNLIRELLFTFPILLLKFIPIVNIFSTILLFIVQAYYAGFGNMDYTLERHLNYKESINFVRKNKGFAIGNGIVFMLFLLIPVIGIIIVLPLSVTAASKKTVKLMHNKHEIVYEK; encoded by the coding sequence ATGATAAAAAACATTGTTTTAGGAATTAAAGAATATACAGGTGCTTTTGCATTAATTTCTGAATTAAAACTCTGGAAGTATTTTATAGTTCCTATTCTAATAAGCATTCTAACAGCGGTTTTAATTGGAGTAGAAGTGTACGTTTTATATGATAATGTTGGTGGCGTAATTGCTAAATTATGGATTTGGGATTGGGGAAAAGAAGGTTTTACTGCCATTAGTAATTTTGTTGGCGGAATTATTGTTTTGGTTATTGGCTTAATTTTATACAAGCATATTATCATGGCTTTTTCTGCGCCATTTATGAGTCCTGTTTCAGAAAAAATTGAACATCATTATTATGGAGAAACAAAACATTTACACAGAAAAACAAGCAATACAGAACAATTAATAAGAGGAATCAGAATTAATGTTAGAAATCTAATTCGCGAACTTTTATTTACATTTCCAATCTTACTATTAAAATTTATTCCAATTGTAAATATATTTTCAACTATTTTATTATTTATAGTTCAAGCATATTATGCAGGTTTTGGAAATATGGATTATACTTTAGAACGTCATTTAAACTATAAAGAAAGCATCAATTTTGTTAGAAAAAATAAAGGTTTTGCAATCGGAAACGGAATTGTATTTATGCTTTTTTTATTAATTCCTGTTATTGGAATTATTATTGTTTTACCACTTTCTGTAACAGCAGCATCTAAAAAAACGGTTAAATTGATGCACAACAAACACGAAATCGTTTATGAAAAATAA
- the hemF gene encoding oxygen-dependent coproporphyrinogen oxidase: MKNKFYKYIENLQDTITSTLEKVDGKATFEEDLWERKEGGGGRTRVIENGAIFEKGGVNISAVHGELPEALRNQFKVKEGNFFACGLSLVLHPINPFIPTVHANWRYFEMYDADGNIVTQWFGGGQDLTPYYLFDEDATHFHTVCKSACDQHHQEFYPKFKKTCDEYFWNAHRNEARGIGGLFFDYLKENEEFSIEDRFNFVTEVGNSFLESYVPIVEKRKQLKFTKEHKDWQEVRRGRYVEFNLVHDRGTLFGLKTNGRIESILMSLPPVVQWKYNHQPEENSEEAKLLAVLENPKDWV, from the coding sequence ATGAAAAATAAATTTTACAAATACATAGAAAACTTACAAGATACAATTACATCAACTTTAGAAAAAGTAGATGGAAAAGCTACCTTTGAGGAAGATCTTTGGGAAAGAAAAGAAGGTGGAGGAGGAAGAACTAGAGTGATAGAAAATGGTGCAATCTTCGAAAAAGGAGGTGTAAATATTTCTGCAGTTCATGGTGAATTACCTGAAGCTTTAAGAAATCAATTTAAAGTAAAAGAAGGTAATTTCTTTGCTTGTGGGTTAAGTTTGGTTTTGCATCCTATTAATCCGTTTATACCTACAGTACACGCAAATTGGCGCTATTTCGAAATGTACGATGCTGATGGAAATATTGTAACTCAATGGTTTGGTGGAGGTCAAGATTTAACACCTTATTATTTGTTTGATGAAGATGCAACTCATTTTCACACGGTTTGTAAATCCGCTTGTGATCAACATCATCAAGAATTTTATCCGAAGTTTAAAAAAACATGTGACGAATATTTTTGGAATGCACACAGAAACGAAGCAAGAGGAATTGGAGGTTTGTTTTTTGATTATTTAAAAGAAAACGAAGAATTTTCAATTGAAGATCGATTCAATTTTGTGACAGAAGTTGGGAATAGTTTTTTAGAAAGCTATGTGCCAATTGTTGAAAAAAGAAAACAATTAAAGTTTACAAAAGAACATAAAGATTGGCAAGAAGTAAGAAGAGGAAGGTATGTAGAGTTTAATTTAGTGCACGATAGAGGAACACTTTTTGGCCTAAAAACCAATGGTAGAATTGAAAGTATTTTAATGAGTTTGCCACCAGTTGTGCAATGGAAATACAATCATCAACCAGAAGAAAACTCAGAAGAAGCTAAACTTTTGGCAGTTTTAGAAAATCCTAAAGATTGGGTTTAA
- the hemE gene encoding uroporphyrinogen decarboxylase: MIKNDLFLRALKGETVDRPPVWMMRQAGRYLPEFQEIKKKYDFFTRCQTPELASEITVQPIRRYGMDAAILFSDILVIPQAMNIHVEMKPNFGPYLPNPIRTQKDLDSVIVPDIQDTLGYVMDAIKATKEKLNDEVPLIGFAGSPWTILCYCVQGQGSKNFDKAKELCFTNPVVAHSLLQKITDTTIAYLKAKVAAGVDAVQVFDSWGGMLSPVDYQEFSWQYMQQIIDALKDSIPVIAFGKGCWFALNEMAKSGASALGVDWTCSARNARYLSGGNITLQGNFDPTRLFSPPSEIKKMVTQMINEFGKDKYIVNLGHGILPNIPLDNAKAFIDAVKEYKSPS, encoded by the coding sequence ATGATAAAAAACGATTTATTTTTAAGAGCTTTAAAAGGAGAAACTGTAGACAGACCACCAGTTTGGATGATGAGACAAGCAGGTAGATATTTGCCAGAATTTCAAGAAATCAAAAAGAAATACGATTTTTTTACACGTTGCCAAACTCCAGAATTAGCTTCAGAAATTACGGTTCAGCCAATTAGAAGATATGGTATGGATGCTGCAATTCTGTTTTCAGATATTTTGGTAATTCCACAAGCCATGAATATTCATGTGGAAATGAAACCAAATTTTGGACCTTATTTACCAAACCCAATTCGTACACAAAAAGATTTAGATTCAGTAATTGTTCCAGATATTCAAGATACATTAGGCTATGTAATGGATGCTATAAAAGCGACCAAAGAAAAACTAAATGATGAAGTTCCTTTAATAGGTTTTGCAGGTTCACCTTGGACAATTTTATGTTATTGTGTGCAAGGTCAAGGTTCTAAAAACTTCGATAAAGCTAAAGAATTGTGTTTTACAAATCCTGTAGTTGCACATTCTTTATTGCAAAAAATTACAGATACAACAATTGCGTATTTAAAAGCAAAAGTAGCAGCTGGAGTAGATGCTGTTCAGGTGTTTGATTCTTGGGGAGGCATGTTATCTCCTGTAGATTATCAAGAATTTTCTTGGCAATATATGCAGCAAATTATCGATGCTTTAAAAGACAGTATTCCTGTAATTGCATTCGGAAAAGGTTGTTGGTTTGCATTAAACGAAATGGCTAAATCAGGAGCTTCTGCTTTGGGTGTAGATTGGACGTGTTCTGCAAGAAACGCACGTTATTTGTCTGGAGGTAATATTACTTTGCAAGGTAATTTCGATCCTACAAGATTGTTTTCTCCACCATCAGAAATCAAAAAAATGGTAACGCAAATGATTAATGAATTTGGAAAAGATAAATATATTGTAAATCTAGGACATGGAATTTTGCCAAATATTCCTCTAGACAATGCAAAAGCGTTTATAGATGCTGTAAAAGAGTATAAGAGTCCATCTTAA
- the hemB gene encoding porphobilinogen synthase, which yields MFRTRRLRKHEGIRRLVKETRLSVDDFVYPLFIEEGENIETEIVSMPGIKRFSLDRISKELDEVVALKIPAVLLFGIPSTKDEEGTETWNDDGIMQQAIRFIKKNYPSLYVITDVCFCEYTSHGHCGIIHDNDVDNDATLVNIAKQVISHAKAGVDMVAPSGMMDGTIDMIRQSLDNTGFVNLPIMAYSVKYASAFYGPFRDAADSAPTFGDRRTYQMDPSNRDEGMREATFDDQEGADILMVKPALSYLDIIRDLKNNFDRPIACYNVSGEYAMVKAAAEKGWIDGEKVMMESLLSMKRAGADIIITYFAKEAAKVLLKK from the coding sequence ATGTTTAGAACAAGAAGACTTAGAAAACACGAAGGAATTAGAAGACTTGTTAAAGAAACAAGACTTTCTGTTGATGATTTTGTATATCCATTATTTATTGAAGAAGGCGAAAATATAGAAACAGAAATTGTTTCGATGCCAGGAATTAAACGTTTTTCTTTGGATAGAATTTCGAAAGAATTAGATGAGGTTGTAGCTTTAAAGATTCCAGCAGTTTTGTTGTTTGGAATACCATCTACTAAAGATGAAGAAGGAACAGAAACTTGGAATGATGATGGAATTATGCAACAAGCAATTCGTTTTATCAAGAAAAATTACCCAAGTTTATATGTAATTACTGATGTTTGTTTTTGCGAATATACTTCTCATGGACATTGTGGAATTATACATGATAATGATGTTGATAATGATGCTACTTTAGTAAATATTGCAAAACAAGTAATTTCTCACGCAAAAGCTGGAGTCGATATGGTTGCACCTTCAGGAATGATGGATGGAACGATTGATATGATTCGTCAATCTTTAGACAATACAGGTTTTGTTAACTTGCCAATTATGGCATATTCTGTAAAATATGCATCCGCATTTTATGGACCATTTAGAGATGCAGCAGATTCTGCACCAACATTTGGCGATAGAAGAACGTATCAAATGGATCCATCAAACAGAGATGAAGGAATGCGTGAAGCAACTTTTGATGATCAAGAAGGAGCAGATATTTTAATGGTGAAACCAGCATTATCATACTTGGATATCATTAGAGATTTAAAAAATAATTTTGATAGACCAATTGCTTGCTATAATGTAAGTGGAGAATATGCAATGGTAAAAGCAGCTGCAGAAAAAGGTTGGATTGATGGCGAAAAAGTAATGATGGAAAGTTTACTCTCAATGAAAAGAGCAGGAGCAGATATTATTATCACTTATTTTGCAAAGGAAGCAGCAAAGGTTTTGTTAAAGAAATAA
- the hemL gene encoding glutamate-1-semialdehyde 2,1-aminomutase, with protein MKFKKSQKLYEKGLKNLVGAVNSPVRAFSSVGGNPLFIKKAKGTKITDVDGNEYVDLVLSYGPMILGHRHKKVQKGVDKALKKGYSFGASTEAEIKLAKIVCDAFPGMDKVRFVNSGTEAVLSAVRLARAFTGKDKIIKFSGCYHGHQDSLLVAAGSGLATLSMPGSKGVPEGAVKNTLIANYNDLDSVKAHFKKHKDIAGVIIEPIAGNMGVVIPENNFLVELKAYLETQGALLIADEVMTGFRSKFGGAQELLGVEADITCLGKVIGGGFPVGAYGAREEIMQEVAPLGGMYQAGTLSGNPIAMAGGIATLTELKKQDPYKKFEEIGSIIEVILLETAKKYNVALTVNRFGSMLNPFFVNSEVTNFVEAQLSDTKKFAVFFWEMIKNGVFLPPSQFEAWFLSSALSDKDIKIIAEAVDKAMEKVSKM; from the coding sequence ATGAAATTCAAAAAATCACAAAAGTTATACGAAAAAGGATTAAAAAACTTGGTTGGAGCAGTAAATTCTCCAGTAAGAGCCTTTTCTTCAGTTGGTGGAAATCCGTTGTTTATCAAAAAAGCAAAAGGAACTAAAATTACAGATGTAGATGGAAATGAATATGTAGATTTAGTACTTTCTTATGGCCCAATGATTTTAGGTCATCGTCATAAAAAAGTACAAAAAGGTGTAGATAAAGCCTTAAAAAAGGGCTATTCTTTTGGAGCATCTACAGAAGCTGAAATAAAATTAGCAAAAATTGTTTGTGATGCTTTTCCAGGAATGGATAAAGTTCGTTTTGTAAATTCAGGAACAGAAGCTGTTTTAAGCGCAGTTCGTTTGGCAAGAGCATTTACAGGAAAAGATAAAATAATCAAATTTTCTGGCTGTTATCATGGTCATCAAGATTCATTGTTAGTAGCAGCAGGTTCTGGTTTAGCAACGTTAAGTATGCCAGGAAGTAAAGGTGTTCCAGAAGGAGCTGTAAAAAATACTTTAATTGCAAATTATAATGATTTAGACAGTGTAAAAGCACATTTTAAAAAGCATAAAGATATTGCTGGAGTAATTATTGAGCCAATTGCAGGAAATATGGGAGTTGTTATTCCTGAAAATAATTTCTTAGTAGAGTTAAAAGCATATTTAGAAACACAAGGAGCGCTATTAATTGCTGATGAAGTAATGACAGGTTTCCGTTCTAAATTTGGTGGAGCACAAGAATTATTAGGTGTAGAAGCAGATATTACATGCTTAGGTAAAGTTATTGGTGGAGGTTTTCCTGTTGGAGCTTATGGAGCAAGAGAAGAAATAATGCAAGAAGTTGCACCTTTAGGAGGCATGTATCAAGCAGGAACGTTAAGTGGAAATCCAATTGCAATGGCAGGTGGAATTGCTACATTAACAGAATTAAAAAAACAAGATCCGTATAAAAAGTTTGAGGAAATTGGTTCTATTATAGAAGTGATTTTATTAGAAACTGCTAAAAAATACAATGTAGCCTTAACTGTAAATCGATTTGGTTCTATGTTGAATCCTTTCTTTGTAAATAGTGAAGTGACTAATTTTGTGGAGGCACAATTGTCTGACACAAAAAAGTTTGCGGTTTTCTTTTGGGAAATGATTAAAAATGGTGTGTTTTTACCTCCAAGTCAGTTTGAAGCTTGGTTTTTATCATCAGCTTTATCAGATAAGGATATTAAAATAATAGCAGAAGCAGTTGATAAAGCAATGGAAAAAGTTTCTAAAATGTAA